Proteins encoded together in one Carya illinoinensis cultivar Pawnee chromosome 3, C.illinoinensisPawnee_v1, whole genome shotgun sequence window:
- the LOC122303063 gene encoding uncharacterized protein LOC122303063 isoform X3: protein MMKDPIKHDEPDPVMETNRKRSLHGSYKVFRNCNSSAMAKSEVQDTVSEENSSIGTPFAGIEQTGMETIQNSLEPKLSNKKKKKKRKTQKPSEEGCLTSTNDMSIMSALSLSDGRNSGGKVVSLGTDETSSFFVTNSSHLLHNNNLSNGNSYLMTTSEVQDTILGVGSKSCPSLARTEQTGMETSINLMQVDVARRKKRNRKSRKKAKALQNNGQGPKHPDQGCMTSINHTDVASALSLSDGNLHLMTTSEVQDTVLGVGSTPCPSLARTEQTGMETSQNVMQVDEAHQKKSRKSRKKKAKALQNNRQGPKHPYQGCMTSTNHTDVVSGLSLSDGRNSGGKVVSLGTDETSSFFVTNSSRHLLHNNSNNFSSGNSYLMTTSEVQDTILGVGSTLCPSLARTEQTGKETSQNLMQVDVARQKKRNRKIRKKKAKALQNNGQGPKHPDQGCMTSTNHTDVMSDGRNCGGKVVSLGTDETSSFFVTHSSRHVLHNNSNNLSNGNSYLMTKSEVQDTVLGVGSTLCPSLARTEQTGMETSQNLMQVDVARRKKRNRKIWKKKAKALQNNGQGPKHPDQGCMTCTYHTDVVSAPSLSDGRNSGGKVVSLGTDETNSLWATKYSQSLSHGNYKVFSNGTSSSSVAQSEVQGTFLGVDIMLCPSLARVEQTGMEIAQNSMEVNVSSKKKSRSLKKKPKALQISGQVEKLPEEGCVTKIINAMSTQSHQTNIMSATCPLDARIEKSISLGPDATNSFPSLSHENRKVFGNANSFSMSKSEEKDIILGVDSTVSPSFSRIEEVGKETTQNSLHVNPASKKKKKRRSRKKSEALQNSSEARTLPEESCPSIRNQMNIISTLMPSDERNNCSEIFHIPLLRAPVGHLRKKLLILDINGLLADIVRPPPKKCKSDINIAGRARKMWKK from the exons ATGATGAAGGATCCAATCAAGCATGACGAACCTGACCCAGTTATGGAAACTAATAGAAAACGATCCTTACATGGAAGTTATAAAGTCTTCAGGAATTGTAACTCTTCTGCAATGGCCAAGAGTGAAGTGCAGGACACTGTCTCTGAAGAAAATTCATCAATCGGCACTCCCTTTGCAGGAATTGAACAAACAGGAATGGAAACAATCCAGAATTCTTTGGAACCGAAATTGtcgaataaaaagaaaaagaaaaagaggaaaactcAAAAGCCATCAGAAGAAGGGTGTTTGACTAGCACAAATGATATGAGTATTATGTCAGCACTGAGTCTATCAGATGGAAGAAACAGTGGAGGAAAAGTTGTTTCACTGGGTACTGATGAAACTAGTTCCTTCTTTGTGACCAATTCTTCACATCTGTTACATAACAATAACTTAAGCAATGGAAACTCTTACTTGATGACCACGAGTGAAGTGCAAGATACTATCTTAGGAGTAGGTTCAAAATCATGTCCTTCCTTGGCTAGGACTGAACAGACTGGCATGGAAACAAGTATTAATCTTATGCAAGTGGATGTGGCACGTCGGAAGAAAAGGAATAGGAAAAGTCGGAAGAAGGCTAAGGCACTGCAAAATAATGGACAAGGTCCAAAGCATCCAGATCAAGGCTGCATGACTAGCATTAATCATACAGACGTCGCATCAGCATTGAGTCTATCAGATGGAAACTTGCACTTGATGACCACAAGTGAAGTGCAAGATACTGTCTTAGGAGTAGGTTCAACACCATGCCCTTCCTTGGCTAGGACTGAACAGACTGGCATGGAAACAAGCCAAAATGTTATGCAAGTGGATGAGGCACATCAGAAGAAAAGTAGGAAAAGTCGGAAGAAGAAGGCTAAGGCACTGCAAAATAACAGACAAGGTCCAAAGCATCCATATCAAGGCTGCATGACTAGCACTAACCATACAGACGTTGTGTCAGGACTGAGTCTATCAGATGGAAGAAACAGTGGAGGAAAAGTTGTTTCACTGGGTACTGATGAAACTAGTTCCTTCTTTGTGACCAATTCTTCACGACATCTATTACATAACAATTCTAATAACTTTAGCAGTGGAAACTCATACTTGATGACCACAAGTGAAGTGCAAGATACCATCTTAGGAGTAGGTTCAACACTATGCCCTTCCTTGGCTAGGACTGAACAAACTGGCAAGGAAACAAGCCAAAATCTTATGCAAGTGGATGTGGCACGTCAGAAGAAAAGGAATAGGAAAATTCGGAAGAAGAAGGCCAAGGCACTGCAAAATAACGGACAAGGTCCAAAGCATCCAGATCAAGGCTGCATGACTAGCACTAATCATACAGACGTCATGTCAGATGGAAGAAACTGTGGAGGAAAAGTTGTTTCACTGGGTACTGATGAAACTAGTTCCTTCTTTGTGACCCATTCTTCACGGCATGTATTACATAACAATTCTAATAACTTAAGCAATGGAAACTCTTACTTGATGACCAAGAGTGAAGTGCAAGATACTGTCTTAGGAGTAGGTTCAACACTATGCCCTTCCTTGGCTAGGACTGAACAGACTGGCATGGAAACAAGCCAAAATCTTATGCAAGTGGATGTGGCACGTCGGAAGAAAAGGAATAGGAAAATTTGGAAGAAGAAGGCCAAGGCACTGCAAAATAACGGACAAGGTCCAAAGCATCCAGATCAAGGCTGTATGACTTGCACTTATCATACAGATGTTGTGTCAGCACCGAGTCTATCAGATGGAAGAAACAGTGGAGGAAAAGTTGTTTCACTGGGTACTGATGAAACTAATTCTTTATGGGCAACCAAGTATTCACAAAGTCTGTCACATGGCAATTATAAGGTCTTCAGCAAtggtacttcttcttcttcagtgGCCCAGAGTGAAGTGCAAGGTACCTTCCTAGGAGTAGATATAATGCTCTGCCCTTCACTTGCTAGAGTTGAACAGACAGGCATGGAAATAGCCCAAAATTCTATGGAAGTGAATGTGTCGAGTAAAAAGAAATCAAGAAGTCTGAAGAAGAAACCTAAGGCACTGCAAATTAGTGGACAAGTTGAAAAGCTACCAGAGGAAGGTTGTGTAACAAAAATTATTAATGCCATGTCCACACAAAGTCATCAAACAAATATTATGTCAGCAACTTGTCCCTTGGATGCAAGAATAGAAAAATCTATTTCATTGGGTCCTGATGCAACCAATTCTTTTCCAAGTCTGTCACATGAGAATCGAAAAGTCTTCGGGAATGCTAATTCTTTTTCAATGAGCAAGAGTGAAGAAAAGGATATTATTCTCGGGGTGGATTCAACCGTGAGCCCTTCTTTTTCTAGGATTGAAGAGGTGGGAAAAGAAACAACCCAAAATTCTCTGCATGTGAATCCAGCtagtaaaaagaagaaaaaaaggagaagTCGGAAGAAGTCTGAGGCACTGCAAAATAGTAGTGAAGCTCGAACACTCCCGGAGGAAAGTTGCCCATCTATTAGGAATCAGATGAATATTATATCAACTCTGATGCCATCAGATGAGAGAAATAACTGCTCAGAGATTTTTCATATTCCACTTTTGCGAGCACCAGTTGGTCATCTGAGGAAGAAGCTTCTTATTCTTGATATAAATGGTCTGCTTGCGGATATAGTTCGTCCACCTCCAAAGAAATGCAAATCAGACATAAACATTGCAGGACGGGCAA GAAAAATGTGGAAAAAGTGA